One genomic window of Halovivax cerinus includes the following:
- a CDS encoding type II toxin-antitoxin system VapC family toxin encodes MQWVLAPVLAEAYYGAATERSTVTVDELRNHLLGYPRVDADEEIARIAGTLLAEADDENGGRCGVSWNDALIGATAESLDESVLTGTVVDFEALGVSVETY; translated from the coding sequence ATGCAGTGGGTTCTGGCCCCGGTCCTGGCGGAGGCGTACTACGGCGCGGCGACCGAACGCAGCACCGTCACCGTCGACGAGCTGCGAAATCACCTTCTCGGCTACCCTCGCGTCGACGCCGACGAGGAGATCGCCCGGATCGCCGGTACGCTCCTCGCAGAAGCCGACGACGAAAACGGCGGCCGGTGTGGCGTCAGCTGGAACGACGCGCTCATCGGGGCGACGGCGGAGAGTCTCGACGAGTCCGTTCTCACCGGAACCGTCGTTGATTTCGAGGCGCTCGGCGTTTCGGTCGAGACGTATTGA
- a CDS encoding antibiotic biosynthesis monooxygenase family protein: MYLVTFRIDPGEYDAEFHELNDAIQAVAEQSDAYRGKRTWHDPDSDEVLVVYYWESQDALDAFGSDSDHELAKQRWTEWYDAYEVTVTEIVDRYGSGFGADGDPPE, translated from the coding sequence ATGTACCTCGTCACGTTTCGGATCGATCCGGGAGAGTACGACGCGGAATTCCACGAGTTGAACGACGCGATCCAGGCCGTCGCCGAGCAGTCGGACGCGTATCGCGGCAAACGCACCTGGCACGATCCGGATAGCGACGAGGTGCTCGTCGTCTACTACTGGGAGTCGCAGGACGCGCTCGACGCGTTCGGCTCGGATTCGGATCACGAACTGGCGAAGCAACGGTGGACCGAGTGGTACGACGCCTACGAAGTCACCGTCACGGAAATCGTCGACCGGTACGGGAGCGGTTTCGGTGCCGACGGCGACCCGCCCGAGTAA
- a CDS encoding alpha/beta hydrolase — MSDPEAASTDELDPELASVVAEIEAAGVPQWSALSVDSARRIEDEVFSGGASPDLRTVRDLKIDGPGGDLPIRVYRPDREDPPTLVFTHGGGWTLGTLDSSDNICRELASRAGALVLSVDYRLAPEHPFPAATDDAFAALEWAADHADELGGDPDRLGVAGTSAGGNLAAASAIRARDGGLDLDGQFLLYPMTDRRFGRPSYAEHGDGPLLTEADVRWFWDQYLRSPVDEHNPFATVCRAPDVADVAPATVVTAGYDVLRDEGAAYAERLADHGVETGHDHYPSMTHGFLSLTDDVSRADEAMDALADAIRDRLG, encoded by the coding sequence ATGTCCGACCCAGAAGCCGCGTCGACGGACGAACTGGATCCGGAACTCGCGTCGGTCGTCGCCGAGATCGAGGCGGCCGGCGTCCCCCAGTGGTCGGCGCTGTCGGTCGACAGCGCGCGGCGCATCGAGGACGAGGTGTTCTCCGGCGGGGCCAGTCCCGACCTGCGGACGGTACGAGATCTCAAAATCGACGGCCCCGGCGGCGACCTGCCGATCCGCGTCTACCGGCCGGACCGCGAGGACCCGCCGACGCTGGTCTTCACCCACGGCGGCGGCTGGACGCTCGGGACGCTCGACTCCTCGGACAACATCTGTCGCGAACTGGCCAGCCGCGCCGGCGCACTGGTCCTCTCGGTGGACTACCGACTCGCGCCCGAGCATCCGTTCCCGGCCGCGACGGACGACGCCTTCGCCGCCCTCGAGTGGGCCGCCGACCATGCCGACGAACTGGGCGGTGACCCCGACCGCCTCGGCGTCGCCGGGACGAGCGCCGGTGGGAACCTCGCGGCCGCGTCGGCGATCCGGGCGCGAGACGGGGGACTCGACCTCGACGGCCAGTTCCTCCTGTACCCGATGACCGATCGTCGCTTCGGTCGCCCGTCCTACGCCGAGCACGGCGACGGCCCCCTCTTGACAGAGGCCGACGTCCGCTGGTTCTGGGACCAGTACCTCCGCAGCCCCGTCGACGAGCACAACCCCTTCGCGACCGTCTGTCGCGCACCGGACGTAGCCGACGTCGCACCCGCGACGGTGGTGACCGCCGGTTACGACGTGCTTCGGGATGAAGGCGCGGCGTACGCCGAGCGGCTGGCCGATCACGGCGTCGAGACCGGCCACGATCACTACCCGTCGATGACCCACGGCTTCCTGAGTCTCACCGACGACGTCTCGCGAGCGGACGAGGCGATGGACGCGTTGGCAGACGCGATCCGGGACAGGCTCGGGTGA
- the kynU gene encoding kynureninase produces MTGRDDGPTTEADDGGHDHNFDTAADGGHEHDIEAGREYARECDDSDPLADFRNRFALPDAYYMDGNSLGPVSDAAEASLQQAVDQWREQGIRGWTESDPPWFWYGERLGDELAPLVGADPDEVVVGNSTTINIHTLIGTFVDALGPDDPQGVLVNDLDFPTDHYAIQSQLRQRGLDPDEHLHLVESRDGRTIETEDVIDAMDAHDVGIVFMPSVLYRSGQLFDLETITEAAHERGILAGFDLAHSIGVVPHDLSGISVDFAVWCSYKYLNAGPGAVAGLYVNERHFGEDPALAGWWGHDKETQFELNLDFTPADDAGAWQVGTVPVFSAAPLFGALELTHDAGIEAIREKSVDLTSYLIDLVDAHLADRGVSIGTPRDPAHRGGHVALEHPEARRISEALRDHEVIVDFRPPNVIRVAPAPLYVRYEDVYDVVEIIADIIDEERYEAYEAENEVT; encoded by the coding sequence ATGACCGGACGCGACGATGGGCCGACCACGGAGGCGGACGACGGCGGACACGATCACAACTTCGACACAGCGGCCGACGGCGGACACGAACACGACATCGAGGCGGGCCGTGAGTACGCCCGCGAGTGCGACGATTCCGATCCGCTCGCTGACTTCCGAAACCGCTTCGCCCTCCCGGACGCCTACTACATGGACGGCAACTCGCTCGGGCCCGTCTCCGACGCGGCCGAGGCGAGTCTGCAGCAGGCGGTCGACCAGTGGCGCGAGCAGGGGATCCGGGGCTGGACCGAGTCGGACCCGCCGTGGTTCTGGTACGGCGAACGCCTGGGTGACGAACTCGCGCCACTGGTCGGCGCCGACCCCGACGAGGTCGTCGTCGGCAACTCGACGACGATCAACATCCACACGCTGATCGGAACGTTCGTGGACGCGCTGGGTCCCGACGATCCACAGGGCGTCCTCGTCAACGACCTCGACTTCCCGACGGACCACTACGCGATCCAGTCCCAGCTGCGCCAGCGGGGGCTCGACCCAGACGAACACCTCCACCTCGTCGAGAGCCGCGACGGCCGGACGATCGAAACCGAGGACGTGATCGACGCGATGGACGCCCACGACGTGGGCATCGTCTTCATGCCCTCGGTGCTGTACCGCAGCGGGCAGCTGTTCGACCTCGAGACGATCACCGAGGCGGCCCACGAACGGGGGATCCTCGCCGGCTTCGACCTCGCGCACTCGATCGGCGTCGTACCCCACGACCTCTCTGGGATCAGCGTCGACTTCGCAGTCTGGTGTTCGTACAAGTATCTGAACGCTGGCCCCGGGGCCGTCGCGGGCCTGTACGTGAACGAACGCCACTTTGGCGAGGACCCCGCCCTCGCGGGCTGGTGGGGCCACGACAAGGAGACGCAGTTCGAACTGAACCTCGACTTCACTCCGGCCGACGACGCCGGTGCCTGGCAGGTCGGAACCGTCCCGGTCTTCAGCGCCGCGCCGCTGTTCGGCGCACTCGAACTCACGCACGACGCCGGCATCGAAGCGATCCGCGAGAAGTCCGTCGACCTCACATCCTACCTGATCGACCTCGTCGACGCACACCTCGCCGACCGCGGCGTCTCGATCGGGACGCCCCGCGATCCGGCCCACCGCGGCGGCCACGTCGCCCTGGAGCACCCAGAGGCCCGTCGCATCAGCGAGGCGCTGCGAGATCACGAAGTGATCGTCGACTTCCGCCCGCCGAACGTGATCCGCGTGGCCCCCGCGCCGCTGTACGTCCGGTACGAGGACGTCTACGACGTCGTCGAGATCATCGCCGACATCATCGACGAGGAGCGCTACGAGGCGTACGAGGCAGAGAACGAAGTGACGTAA
- a CDS encoding indoleamine 2,3-dioxygenase produces the protein MSGSAPAALDRHDISAARGFLPERDPLCAFDRTDHDSRLGANLEAFDRLGDTLSRRLSDGSLRAAVEALPTISPEAIATLSDREAIRLCTQSGFLASAYVHQVDADPVDRLPEAVAVPLVETSRRFGRKPVLSYDLLCLHNWARREPKAGLTDPTSLEALLQFTDHDDERWFVAIHVAIEARAGEAIRACANAQEAVRAGTPDALRSELVTLADSIDAQTEIMRRMTERNDPEVFAHEYRPYYEGFDELVYEGVDDFDGEARTYRGGSGAQSSILPSIDAALGVHHETTELIEKLTDMRSYMPESHREVIDAFDRGPAIGAYVDETGRDDLTAAYNDCTEALATFRRVHFGQVIQYIREVTGDTTGTGGTDYMEFLQVMQEETAAQTR, from the coding sequence ATGTCTGGCTCCGCCCCAGCCGCGCTCGATCGGCACGATATCTCTGCGGCCCGGGGATTTCTTCCCGAGCGGGATCCGCTCTGCGCGTTCGACCGTACCGACCACGATTCGCGCCTCGGAGCCAACCTCGAGGCCTTCGATCGACTCGGAGACACGCTGTCTCGACGGCTGTCGGACGGCTCACTTCGAGCGGCCGTCGAGGCGCTTCCGACTATCTCGCCGGAGGCGATCGCCACGCTGTCCGATCGAGAGGCGATCCGGCTGTGCACACAAAGCGGCTTCCTCGCGAGCGCGTACGTCCACCAGGTCGACGCCGATCCGGTCGACCGCCTGCCGGAAGCCGTCGCCGTCCCGCTCGTCGAGACGTCGCGCCGCTTCGGTCGAAAACCCGTCCTCTCGTACGATCTCCTCTGTCTGCACAACTGGGCCCGTCGGGAACCGAAGGCCGGGCTCACCGACCCGACGTCCCTCGAGGCGCTCTTGCAGTTCACCGACCACGACGACGAGCGCTGGTTCGTCGCCATCCACGTCGCGATCGAAGCGCGCGCCGGTGAGGCGATCCGCGCCTGCGCGAACGCTCAGGAGGCCGTACGCGCCGGCACCCCCGACGCGTTGCGGTCCGAACTGGTGACGCTCGCCGACTCGATCGACGCCCAGACCGAGATCATGCGACGGATGACCGAGCGCAACGATCCCGAGGTCTTCGCCCACGAGTACCGTCCGTACTACGAGGGCTTCGACGAACTCGTCTACGAGGGCGTCGACGACTTCGACGGCGAGGCGCGGACCTACCGCGGCGGATCCGGCGCCCAGAGTTCGATCCTCCCCTCGATCGACGCCGCACTCGGCGTCCACCACGAGACCACGGAGCTCATCGAGAAGCTCACCGACATGCGCAGCTACATGCCGGAATCCCACCGCGAGGTCATCGACGCGTTCGATCGCGGGCCGGCGATCGGGGCCTACGTCGACGAGACGGGTCGTGACGATCTCACCGCAGCGTACAACGATTGCACCGAGGCGCTCGCCACCTTCCGGCGGGTCCACTTCGGGCAGGTCATCCAGTACATCCGCGAGGTGACCGGCGACACGACCGGCACCGGCGGAACGGACTACATGGAGTTCCTGCAGGTGATGCAGGAGGAGACGGCGGCCCAGACGCGGTGA
- a CDS encoding LLM class flavin-dependent oxidoreductase gives MQVGIGLPNTLDTDGETLRSWARRADDGPFTSVGVFDRLVYRSTDPLTTLATCAGVTEDVQLVTSIVAGPLRSDALLAKRAATVDQLSDGRLSLGLALGARREDYEMADASFDDRGKRFSRQLSRLRDIWEDDDIGPEPATDGGPELLVGGDSDPTFNRVGRYGDGYIHGGGPPRAFERKAEQARAAWDESGRPGDPALWGHGYFALGEEAAERGREYLLDYYAFTGPFAETIADSLLTTPQEVLSFVRGYADAGCDELLLFPTVADDEQYDELETLIETEWR, from the coding sequence ATGCAGGTAGGAATCGGACTGCCGAACACGCTAGACACCGACGGAGAGACGCTCCGGTCGTGGGCCCGGCGCGCCGACGACGGACCGTTCACGAGCGTCGGCGTCTTCGATCGGCTCGTCTACAGAAGTACTGACCCCCTGACGACGCTCGCGACCTGTGCCGGCGTCACCGAGGACGTGCAACTCGTCACCTCGATCGTCGCCGGCCCGTTGCGCAGCGACGCGTTGCTGGCCAAGCGAGCGGCGACCGTCGACCAGCTCTCAGACGGGCGGCTGTCCCTCGGGCTCGCCCTCGGTGCGCGCCGCGAAGACTACGAGATGGCAGACGCGAGCTTCGACGACCGCGGAAAACGCTTCTCGCGCCAGCTGAGTCGCCTCCGCGACATCTGGGAGGACGACGATATCGGCCCCGAACCGGCCACCGACGGCGGCCCGGAGCTGCTGGTCGGCGGCGACAGCGATCCGACGTTCAATCGAGTCGGCCGCTACGGTGACGGCTACATCCACGGCGGCGGCCCGCCGCGAGCCTTCGAACGGAAAGCGGAACAGGCCCGCGCCGCCTGGGACGAATCCGGCCGACCGGGCGATCCGGCGCTCTGGGGGCACGGCTACTTCGCCCTCGGCGAGGAGGCGGCCGAACGCGGTCGCGAGTACCTCCTCGACTACTACGCATTCACCGGACCCTTCGCCGAGACCATCGCGGACAGTCTGTTGACGACCCCCCAGGAGGTGCTCTCGTTCGTCCGCGGCTACGCCGACGCGGGCTGTGACGAACTCCTCTTGTTCCCCACCGTCGCCGACGACGAACAGTACGACGAACTGGAGACGCTCATCGAGACCGAGTGGCGGTGA
- a CDS encoding FAD-dependent monooxygenase: MQVTVVGGGPAGLYASLLLKKEYPDWNVTVYERDPADNTYGWGVVFSDATLSNLKEADTVSHERITDAFVRWDPIDVHLKGESIRCGGHTFAGIMRADLLQLLQERSREVGVELIHGETIEEDDVDELAAEADLLIGADGLNSTVRETHEESFRPSVSDGSAKFAWFGTAKPYDVFTFIFRENEHGLWRVHAYPGRMSTFIVECTQETWEAAGLDEKGEEEALAYFEDLFSDHLEGYDLQSKLYGWRNFPVVSCGSWSSGDDIVLLGDAAHTAHFSIGSGTKLALEDAISLLDGFREHGTDVRSALNYYEKERRPRVEGLQDAAERSQTYFENVERYWDMEPEQFAYNMLTRSGRISYDSLKQRDVGYADDYDRWFEANATDADVTPLAARQPLNQSLTLRETTLDNRLTVTRPPSNGSTDGRPGADYLDDLRDRARDGPGLLLTDPVAVSPEGRITPGTPGLYDDSHVDAWAAFVDDVHAETDAAVGLQLVHAGRRGATRHREYGLDRPLPSGDRWELYAPSAKPYVPGGPKPTAVDADDCDRIRDDFAEAAERAAEAGFDYLQLHAGHGYLLSSFLSPLTNDREDEFGGSLEARMRYPLSVFDAVREAWPDERPLGTALQATDWNLSGLKTRESLQVAQALADRDCDLLSIVAGQATVRERPRYDPTVLADFTETYRNETGVPALSTNYVTTYDEVNTLVGAGRADLCTYRP, translated from the coding sequence ATGCAGGTAACCGTCGTCGGCGGCGGTCCCGCCGGCCTGTACGCGAGTCTCCTGCTCAAGAAGGAGTACCCCGACTGGAACGTCACGGTCTACGAGCGCGACCCCGCGGACAACACCTACGGCTGGGGCGTCGTCTTCTCGGACGCGACGCTGTCGAACCTCAAAGAGGCGGACACGGTGAGCCACGAGCGGATCACCGACGCATTCGTCCGCTGGGACCCAATCGACGTCCACCTCAAGGGCGAGTCAATCCGCTGTGGCGGCCACACGTTCGCCGGCATCATGCGGGCGGACCTCCTCCAGCTCCTCCAGGAGCGCAGTCGGGAGGTCGGCGTCGAACTCATCCACGGCGAGACGATCGAGGAAGACGACGTCGACGAGCTGGCCGCGGAGGCCGACCTCCTGATCGGCGCCGACGGGCTCAACAGCACGGTCCGGGAGACTCACGAGGAGTCGTTCCGGCCGAGCGTCTCGGACGGTAGCGCCAAGTTCGCCTGGTTTGGGACCGCGAAACCCTACGACGTCTTCACGTTCATCTTCCGGGAGAACGAACACGGGCTCTGGCGTGTCCACGCCTACCCCGGTCGGATGAGCACCTTCATCGTCGAGTGTACCCAGGAGACCTGGGAGGCCGCCGGGCTGGACGAGAAAGGAGAAGAAGAGGCCCTCGCGTACTTCGAGGACCTCTTTTCGGATCACCTCGAGGGGTACGACCTGCAGAGCAAGCTCTACGGCTGGCGGAACTTCCCGGTCGTGTCGTGTGGCTCCTGGTCCAGCGGGGACGACATCGTCCTGCTGGGCGACGCCGCGCACACGGCGCACTTCTCGATCGGTTCGGGGACGAAACTCGCGCTGGAGGACGCCATCTCGCTACTCGATGGATTCCGTGAGCACGGCACCGACGTCCGGTCGGCGCTCAACTACTACGAGAAGGAGCGTCGTCCCCGTGTCGAAGGGTTGCAGGACGCCGCAGAGCGGAGCCAGACGTACTTCGAGAACGTCGAACGCTACTGGGACATGGAACCGGAGCAGTTCGCCTACAACATGCTGACGCGCAGCGGGCGGATCTCCTACGACAGTCTCAAACAGCGCGACGTCGGGTACGCCGACGACTACGACCGGTGGTTCGAAGCGAACGCGACCGATGCGGACGTCACGCCACTCGCCGCGCGTCAACCGCTGAACCAGTCGCTCACGCTCCGCGAGACGACCCTCGACAACCGGTTGACCGTCACCCGACCGCCGAGTAATGGGTCGACCGACGGCCGCCCGGGTGCCGACTATCTCGACGACCTCCGCGACCGGGCGCGCGACGGACCGGGCCTCCTGCTGACCGATCCCGTCGCCGTCAGCCCCGAGGGGCGGATCACACCGGGGACGCCGGGACTGTACGACGATTCGCACGTCGACGCCTGGGCCGCGTTCGTCGACGACGTCCACGCGGAGACGGACGCCGCGGTCGGGCTCCAGCTGGTCCACGCCGGCCGGCGCGGGGCCACTCGCCACCGCGAGTACGGACTCGACCGACCGCTCCCGTCGGGCGACCGCTGGGAGCTGTACGCCCCGTCCGCGAAGCCGTACGTCCCCGGCGGACCGAAACCGACGGCCGTGGACGCCGACGACTGCGACCGGATCCGCGACGACTTCGCCGAGGCCGCCGAGCGCGCGGCCGAAGCCGGGTTCGACTACCTGCAGCTTCACGCCGGACACGGCTACCTCCTCTCGTCGTTCCTCTCGCCGCTGACGAACGACCGCGAGGACGAGTTCGGCGGCTCGCTCGAAGCGCGGATGCGATACCCGCTCTCGGTCTTCGACGCGGTCCGTGAAGCCTGGCCGGACGAACGACCGCTCGGAACGGCGCTCCAGGCCACCGACTGGAACCTGAGCGGGCTGAAGACTCGCGAATCGCTCCAGGTCGCCCAGGCGCTCGCCGACCGCGACTGCGACCTGCTCTCGATCGTGGCCGGGCAGGCGACCGTTCGCGAGCGACCCCGCTACGACCCGACCGTCCTCGCCGACTTCACGGAGACCTACCGGAACGAGACCGGAGTCCCGGCGCTGTCGACGAACTACGTGACGACCTACGACGAGGTCAACACCCTCGTCGGCGCCGGCCGCGCAGATCTCTGCACCTACCGGCCCTGA